The nucleotide sequence TTCTCATTTGAACTTTTGACGGCACAACCAGTATATAAAGTGGCTTAATATTACAATTgcctcttgaacaacacagatttgaagtgtgcaggtccacttatatgcagagtTTTTATAGTGCagtactgtgaatgtattttctcttatgttttttaaaaatttaaattctagttaacttCGCCTCAGTATGCTTCCCACATAAGCACTGTTTGGCCTTTCAATTTTAGGTTAAACTCATTAAGAATGATCTGCTGTAAAAGTTaatgtccaggggcacctgggtggctccgtcggttaagggtcccactttggctcaggtcatgatctcacagttcatgggttcgagctccacgtcgaattctgtgctgacagctcagagcctggagcctgctttggattctctgtccccctctctctctctgcccctcccccactcacattctgtctctttcctctttctccctcaaaaataaacattaaaaaaaaaaaaaaaaaaaagctaacgtCCAAAGCCATTCAGTATGTAATAACAATGGTTAAGGATGGTTGctttcattcagaaaaaaattcagttttggtCCCAAGCTAAAAAAATTTGCAATAAAACGTTATCACTGCTAAGTCATTGAACCGTGGCTTGGGAGAGCAAGTCAGGATATTCAGCCTCTATTTCtaacaaaaattctcaaaactgATGATGGTTAAGTCCATGAGAATAAGTGAAGTTCAGTGCTGACGTCACCAGTTCTGTAACACGTGACAGATTCAAGTATTTTGTGCAAAGTACCTGCTGATGAATCATAACTTGTCTATGCCTTGTTCTGTCCCACATCTACCTTTACTGTCAGTGATAACACATCTTAGCTGATTCCATCTCAAGTTGTACTGAAATAGTGTTTTCTcatcttctttgaaaatatcctCTTCTGTAGTTGTTTCATGGAGACTTCACAGAGGCTAAATTTTCAGTCAAACTTGGCACTGACTTCTTGAATAAACAGCAACTCAACAGTATGGGTAACATCTGTTTACTCATCAAGAACCAAGGAAAATCACTCAAAATCATCTGCATTGTTTTTAATTGACTATCAACATTGCTCCAATGTCCTTAACTCTGAGCAACTGTTCTCAATGAAAGACTGTTAGTCTTAAGCAAGTTTATTTTCTGGACACATTTCTTTGGCTGCTTCAATTAAACACAACTAATTCACAAGTAGCAAATGACTTTTCCTACCTGGATAACAAACGAGCCACTCAGAAACTTTGGTTGCagcttcattttcatttcttgggAGGAAATTGTGAGAAtgatatcattaaaaaatacCTAATTTTCCTGACCACTGCTTTCCTGTGTGAGGGATACTGTGATAAGTGCTCAGTCTGGTAATGCCAGAACATTCTGCATTATTTTGGCAGAGCTGCAGTGTTAttctataataatttattaattattaatattttgccacCTAATTTGGTTAAAATAATCCACACTCCACTATGCCCTAAAAGCATGACATTCAAAattcacttttctctctcttcttgtttttgtttgatgAGTATCCactggtaaaaaaataaatttaaagattaaataaaatgctgCAATTTGGATATATGCATGGAGCTGGGAATACTGTCACGTTCTAACCACATCACTGGTTTGCGGTGTGTCTAGAGGCACGCAAAGTGGTAAGACATGAAAGTGCCACATACAATTACTGtcactactcaactctgccatcatTCCACAACACGCAGCTAtaggcaatatatttttttaaatgagtgtttCTGTATTCCAGTGTAACTATGAACACTCaatttgaaattcagaaaattttcatgtgtcacgaagtatttttttcaaccatttaaaaatgtaaaaaccattcttagcttgtaGGCCATACAAAACAGATGATGGGCCACATTTTGACTGTAGGGTGTAATTTGCTGACTCTTGATCCAATGTattgatttaaaacaaatacatcttattagttctgtttctctattGTCTAACTCATTAATTCCTGCCTGTCAGaaatttgtaattcttttcttatgctttcctttggttatttttctaattaaaaaaacctatatttaattcattttcaacatttcatttttcattgaagtatttAGGGCTATGACTTTTCTTCTGAGGACTACTCTAGCTATATTCCATAGATGTAAATAttcagtttttattgttttctagaaATTCTGCAATTTTGGTTTGTAGTTCCCCTTTGCCCAAagattatttttgatttttttaaaaattccacaacATAAGGACAATTTCATTTTctggtttcattattttgttaTGAATACCCAATCTTATTGTATTTTCAGAGAATGAAatctgtattatttataattctgGAATTTATCAAAGTTCACTTTTCATCCACTGATATGGTCAATTTTCATGAATACTAGAAAGATGGCATATTCTATTATCAGGTATAATCTGATAATATTACATCAATTCTACATCAGAATTTGATGTATATTTGTCAGATCTACCTGACTGATCATGTAGTATGGGTCTTTgttatcttcatttgttttgtgttttgttgttgtttggttttttggtccACTCAAGTTGTCTTAGGCCGACGGAAGTGAATTCATTCGTCTCCTAGTATTAAGGTACTTCTACATATTTCTCCATGTATCTCTTGTCATTTTTGCTTTATGAAAGATGCCATTAGGTGCAATATTTATTCATAACTATCATAACTTCCTTGAGAATTAGTCTTCAGgattataaaatgaatttcttgtcTTGCTTATGCTTTCTGCCTTGAATTCTACCTTGTTTCACTAAGATCAtgaattctgctttctttttatttccatttgcctGGTATGCGTTGCCCAACCTTTTATTTTTGACCTTAATCTGTTTTAGATGTCTCTTGTGTATAGCATATACCTAACATAGCATTAGGTTTTGTCTAGGATCCAATCTGaacacctttttattttaataagtgaGATAAAAGCCTCTTTACATTTCCTTAGTGTGACTGTATGTAGAGACTTAGTTTAGTTCTCTCATATTATTTGCTCtttactaaaaaattaattttagttctgatactttttgtgtttttgatttagtGGTTTTCTTTATACTTCTACCTTTATGTAGCATTTTTGCACCTTATTTCTTTGGACAGTATCTGCTTCTCCTTTATGTATAGCATTAGCTTGTATCTCTTCTTCCTCTATATCTCCCACTACCCAATTTTAGGCAATATTACTATCCTTTACTTTTGGACTTTTAGGTATACTTAAAATTCTACTActtgatttgtcagttttaaaTTATGTCCTTTGATTCTTATTATATAGGGAGCTTATTCTACATTCTACCTTCtctccttttacttatttttgttagaTACATTGTTTCTACACAGAGTATAAAATGTTTAGGTATTATTCTGTCACACTTATTCCACCTTTGTAATGCTAGCCCTTTTGCTGACATTTCCCCCTAATTACTTGGTTGACTGAAACTTGCCCTCACACCTGATTAATAGTTTTAGTTGATATAGAACTTTAGGTTCAAAATCAGATCAAACTAGGGGGCTGCCAATCTAGGGCACAGATCCCTATGTAGGAACACCATCATCTCCCAGGCACAGTACTCAATTTGTTTAGACTTTTCTTTCAGCACTGGGAACAAGTTCTACAGCTGCacaaacaggaagagaaagtggAGTGAGAACAGGGCATAAGCTTGATTTCTTTCCACTCTTGTTGTCCTCATGAGCTTCTCTCCTTATCTGATTTTCTCCTTAGCTGTCCTTTGAAGAATGAGCTCCCACCTCTACCTCAGCCTTTGACTATGCGTGGTCTTGTCTGTGGTGCTTTCAGTATTGTTCCACTTGCCTTCTATCTTTTAGAACTTCGAAGTATATAATTCACTAATATGGTCCTCCATCCCCATTCTCAATGCCTTTATCCCTTTTTCTATCCTTAGAGTTATTTCAATGGTATTTGAGGAGAAGAATGCTCAGTTGCCATTTTGAATTGGAAGTTAGATTTCCAACATTCTAGGTAGGAGCTCACCACTGATTGATCAGAGAAGGCATTTCCACTGCAGAAGATCCATAGTCTATTACTACATGGTTTCCCAAAATAAGTATTTTCCATTATGGACTACTAATTCATGttaatttatagttttcaaaaacggcagcattttattttttaccacaGTTAATTGGCTCCAAATAGTCAAGAGTTGATAGTATATTGAAAAACAACCTTATAAACTGTAAAGCACACTATAAATCATTAGGAGTAAAAAGCACAGGGATGAAGGACATGTGTCTGCTATGAACTACAGGAATCATTTTCCCTCTGAACTCCTATTTCTTTGGCTATAAAATGAGCACAATGAGATGAAAGCTCTTTTACATTTAACAAGCTatgaatctacatttttaaatgattttgtcAAGTTCGCACTGACCTCAGTCAGAAAAAATGTAACATAAGAAATGGGTACAAAGTAAAGCAAATAAATAGTATGTTCTTCATTCTCTGTAGGTTTATGAAGGTCATCCTAAAAGAAATAGTGGTAGCATTCAGGAGCAAAAAAAGCCTCCTTAATTTTGATTACAATCCATTCCAGTTCGGTAAATTTCTTTGCGAAGACCACCAACCCTCCAGAATCTCCAGTCTCAGAAGTTCACCTCAGGCATTCAGAGGAGATATGACAGTAAGCAGGAGGCCCAGGGATGAGAGATTTGTTcatcaaaggaagagaaagatcaaAAAGCAACTTGAATGAACACATTTGTctagaggcagggaggcaggtagGATAGCTGCTGGGCCTAGCAAGTGGTCAGGGGGCAGTGAAGTGGACATTGTAATTGGTCTGCTAGTCAGGAGTTCCTCTTCTCTCCTTATTTCTGTTTAGGTAACTATACTTCCCCAGGGTAGCACATGTACTTTGGGAGAAGCCAACTCCATCACGAGCTCTAGAAGTCAGGCCTAAGTGAACCATAATCCCACTCAAAAGACAGAGTTTTAAAAGATGGGCATGTAACTTAGTTAGGACCAATGGGACACAAAGAACAGTTCTGGGGGAATATCTGAAAAGCTCCCATGTCTCTACAAGGAGGAGAACAAAGCACATGTACTTCCACGAGTCTGCCTTAAGATAAAGCTGATGCCATCTGGGAAGCCAAATCGAGTGATGTGAGCAAGCAGATCTTTGTAGTATGGAGCATGTAGGACATACTCACCCTAAAACTGCCATACTACCTCCAAATGTCCCATTGAGGTGTATCTACCCAGGACTTTTCCCCTCCTGCAACCAGAAACATCTTAATAAGCCAGAAAGGCAAAGACTCCTGATTCATCACACTTGGAAATATTCAACAGATGAAGTTACTAAGGTTaaattcatattctctcttttttttcttttaagtaggctccacgcccagcacagagcaatgtagggctcagtctcacgaccctgagatcaatacctgagctgagatcaggagtcagacgcttaaccaactgagccactgaggcacccctaaaTTCATAATCTTAACAGAAGTCtttgttgtatatatacatacaaggcTGCAAGTACTCATGAGCCAAGTTATACGAGCAGAAACCCTTGATATATAATCTTGGAAGAAATCTTGTTAAAAAACTATATACGGGTAGATACACAGAGCAGTTTGATCAGGACAGTCACAGTTCACACATTTTCCTGGCATCATTATTAACAGAAGCCCATCACTCTGAAGTGTCCCAATGTATACATTTACCCTGActctaaagcattttttttttttggatttataTAGTATTATCTTCAGGAAAATACAGTAATCCAAGGAAATGACTAGAGACCTCTACAAGTAAAAAGATTCAATCTTTAGGACCTGTGCCTGGTTTAGGAAAAGAGTAGTACTAGGAAAAATGTCTGTGCCTGTGAAGAATTAATAATCACTTTCTGGGGgtcatttttattgtaattacaTTATTGCAATTTCCTTCTACGGAACTGATGCTATGAGGATGAATACTCAGGGGTCACAGGGACCCTCATTTACAAGGAGATGACACAATTCTTATGAAGGTATAGTAGGGAGCAAGACTTGAAAGCATTGGCAGGTTCTAAAATATGTAGATATTTCTTCTATTATCTGCCACCATGTCTAAAATACCTCTGTACTCCAAACTCCCTTATTtgggttctaatttctcctttAGTCTTCTATTAAACTGGACGCATACCACACTACCCATTAATGATGATACCTAACCAGAAGGGGGCTGGCCTTGGCATTTGGAAACAGGGACCCCAGGACCAGAGCAAGATGGAGTTAAGAAAGGATGAGAAGTATGTGGTGTTCAAAAAGAGGCTGAAAAGTCAGGCTCTGCTTAGGGCATCCACGGCCCTTCTTACTTAAGCAACACCTGTCATTTGCACCTTTGTTTTCCTCCACAGATAATTCTGCCTTAGAAGtcataaaagcttaaaaaaaacatagctaATGCTTATTATTGCTTTAGTACTGTTTTCAAAGACACACCTGTGTTCATTTGGCTTTATGATGCTGTGATTTTTGTCCAAACGCACACACTGATTAGATAAACAAGGTTCAGAGGTAAAAGGCAACCAGATAGCCTTTTCCCAGAAAACATCCACGCACTTTCAGCGCCTTTCTGCACAGATGAGGTAGGGCTGGGGTTGCAATGTCATGCCTAATCTGGGCTTCAGATCTGGAACCAGTTCATGTGGAAAATGCAGGTGAAACCTCTGAAGCAATGTTGTAAAAAACAGGAACATTTCCATCCGAGCCAGCTGTTCTCCAAGACAGTGTCTTctccctaaaaacaaaacaaagcaaaacaaaacaacaaaacatatttttttaaaactccacaatattggggtgcctgggtggctcagttggttaagcgtcccacttcagcctcagtgagttcgagcccctcgccaggctctgtgctgacagctcagagcctggagcctgcttcagattctgtgtctccgtctctctctgcccctcccctgcttgcgctctctctctcgctctcaaaattaaataaacatttaaaaaaatccacaatatTTACCAAAATTTGTATCTAATATGTGGGTACCGTTAAGGAAATCTGGAATTTAAAGAAAGTTATGtttattaaaaggaataaaaaattggCCCTTCAGTTCTCAGAGCCCATTTCTTTACCTTCTGTCAGATCATGGACTTCTGTAAGCTTATGAATCCCCTTCCACACTTCCCTTTCATGTTGCAACACAGCCCAAGATACACCATGAAAGACTGAATTTGAGGTATGACATTTTGTTCTCTAGATCCAGGAGAAactcatttcatttcaaatgacTGAATGTTAACCCTTCCCCAATTAAAGGAAGAGTTTTCAGTCCATTTTCCATGGATCTTGTGATCTGTGTATTTTTTCACAGCAGAAGCCATATTTTTGGAGATGAGGTATAATAAACTAGGAGCCAAGAGAGCTGTGTTCTCATTTTACTTCAAATTATGGTGTCATCTCTtcccctgggtctcagtttctcaaGCTACCTGTTACGGACTTCTAGCTCTGTAAGTTTTGCTTACAAGACAAAATCCACAAGCAATAATTCAACAGGAAAAGTTTCAGAAGAAGCCAGAGCTTCTCAACAGTTTCTTTCTAGTTACAAAATTAAGCATTGAGTAGAAACAGGTATAAATGACTTCTAATTAAACCATTCTCTCCTGTGAGAATCAATGTTGTGTTTCTGGTGTTGGAATCTTTAATTCTACAATGGAATGCTTCAGATTAAGATGTCATACGTGAGCAACCATCATTACACTCTGTCCTGAAGTTATGCCCCTGTGAAAGTTCTCTTACCCAAGGAAAAAGGAACCAAAGCTTCTCTCTTGGCAAAATAGCCACTGCTGTCCAGAAAACGCTCGGGATAGAATATTTCTGGGTTTCTCCAGTACTTTTCATCAAAGTGTACAGAATAAAGATTGGTAATTACTGTCGTGCCTTTAGGAATGGAATAACCACGTACGACTGCATCTTCAGAGGTTGCGTGGAAAATCCCTAATGGCACTATATTACAGAATCTTAAAACTTCATGCAAAACTGCCTCAGTATAAGGCATTTTGCATTTGTCATCCCAAGAAGGCTTCCCAGTGGGTCCCATAATTAAATCGATCTCTTTCTGAACTTGTCCTGTCAGAGGAAAAGTGTTCAAGTTATTATGCAATTCTTAGAATTATAGCCAAAGTAATTTCTCTTTGGGACAAAACAAAGGATAACCTATAATAAGTCAACAGGGTATGGGGACAACCAGGTTCAGATTTTTCATCATCTGGGAGTTCTATTTGACCATATGCCATATATTGTGTGCTACCAGAAACCAATGCTCTGAGTAACTTTGTTGTGAAAAACAcactaaaagtaataaaaaattaacaatcgaaagtaagacaaataaaaattaaacaacccTACAATTGGAATAACATCACTCTCAGCCAGGGAAATAGTGAAACATAAAATTTGACTTGAAGAAACTGGCGTtcaggtcccagctctgccacttctaGTGGCTGAACTTGGGCAAGGCAGCCATTTAGCCTTTTCCTTCATTTACAAAATAGGTGTAATAAGACCTATCTGAGGTTTTTACATGACTTGGGAGAACAGATGTGTGAAACTCTTTacaactattaaatatttttcttctcggCTAGTACAGGAGAAATTCCCAAATAAAATGCTTTGTACACAGCCAAAGACTCTAAGGCATGTGTGAGTCCCAAATGTAAGGACAGCCCTATATGGTCAACAGAATCCTCACCTTGAATGTTAGGATAAAGGGCCATGAAAAGAATTGCCCACCGTAGCACATTGGTTGTAGTTTCGGTTCCAGCAATGATGAGTTCACCCAcggaaaaaataagattttctctGGAGAAAGTAGATGATGGGTCATTTTTACCTTGATCCATCTCATCCAAATAAGCATCAATGAAATGCTGAGGTAACTGAGGCTTTCTGTTGATGGAAGCTTTTTCGATAAGCCTGGAGAGAAAATCATAGACCACAGCTGCATTTCTAAATAGCTGCTGATGTTTTCCAAAAGGTAAGATGCCAATCCATGGAAAGGCATTATACAGGAAGACAGAGGCACTGGCAGCCAGTTCCACGTTTTCACTGAATAACTCAATCATGTGCTGAAAATCAGTGTCTTCATAAGTGAATCGTTCTCCAAAAATGATCAGATTGGTTATGTTTGAAACAgcatttgttattaattgtttcaAGTCAAAaggtctacctttgtatgtttcaataacatcaataaaaaatttggtttcttctaagattttagaTTCAAAAGACTTTTGACCATATCCAAAATAGCGAAAGCTATTTACAGCTAATCTTCTGTGATCAATCCATCCTCGACCATATCTGGAATTAAGTAAGcctgaaaaaacaaaagtattaaaaaatttgaTCATTCCAACATTCCTGTATCTAACACCTGAAAACGCTATGGAGTAAAAAAGGGTGGTCAGTCATTCTTCTCCAAATTCTCTTTCTATAAACCTAGTGGTTTTAAGCCCTGTTCTCTGCTACTCATTAGCCACAGAATACTGTCAACATATAAAGCTTGTCTACTTTTTATCTGGGGACAGGCAGAAAAGACCTGTAATTCTCCCACCACATGAAACTGGACAGTCTTATGTAATTCATCCTGGGTGAACTAGACCTGTATTCTCTAACTATTACTATACCCCTCATCTATAAACGACAAATGACTGCATGTTCCATGGGCAAAATTTTATCTTGGACTAAACAAACAGCTGAAAATCATCCCTCAAGGATTAGGAATCTTCTGCATTAAGAGTCTAGGTTTTAGAATACAGACATCCTCCTGTTAAAAGCATATGTTACACAAGGTAACTCTTGAAGAGGCCAAGGAAAGCTGAATGAGGCGTCAATGTGGTGGAAATACTCAAGCCTAAAGGAGGATACCaagaactgaatgtttgtgtccccacaaaatccatatgttgaagcctaacccccagtgtgatggtattaggaggttgGGCCTTtggggaggtgatgaggtcatgagggtggagcctcaTGAActggattagtgcccttacaagaAACACAAGAAGAGATGATTGTTCTCAGCTATGCGAGAATACAGGGAGAAGGCATCTGTCTACAAGTCAGGAAGCAGGCTCTTCCCAGACACCAGATctcctggcaccttgatcttggatttcccagcctccagacctgtgagaataaatgtttgttgtttatgaTACTAAGTCTATATGGTGTTTTTATTAAAGCAGCCCAAAtgaagacagagggacagagggcaaACATGAAACTCAAACTTCCAATGTTGATATTGCTTGCCTTAAAATTTCAGTCTTCACAGTATACTCTGCTCTTCTCATGTCGCTACTATGGAATATATTCCCTTTAACTTAACTATCAAGATGCACCCCTACATTTACTgtagtatttacaatagccaagatatggaagtaacccatgtgtccactgatggatgaatggataaagaagatgtggtatatatacaagggaatataatcagccagaaaaaaaaaatgaatgaaatcttgccatttgcaacaacatggatggatctagagggtattatgaaagtaaaataagtcagtctgagaaagacaaataccatatgatttcactcatatgtggaatttaagaaacaaaacaaagaaaaaaaaaagaaaaaacccttttttttctttttttgagagagaatgctgagtgtggaacttgacctggagcttgatcccacaaccatgagatcatgacttgagctgaaataaagagtcagacgcttaaccgactgagccacccaggtgctcctagactCTTAAGCatacagaacaaactggtggatgccagaggtgggtggggggatgggtgaaataggtgaaggggattaagagtacacttatgatgatgagtactgagtaatgtacagaattgttgaatcactatattgtacacctgaaactaatataacactgtagttATAAAATAACTGtagttaattatacttgaatttaaaaggTGATttgcaaaaagttaaaaaaaataagttgcctATCAAGAGGAAAACATCTTTAGCATATACATTTATGTAACAtgtgctttatttaaaatttcattcattacTGGTACATACATGTACCTAATACAAAAATGTCACATTCTCCTGTACATGAGGTACCTATGAAATTTACATTTCAGCAACAGTTTTTGAATTTGGAGCTTATAATAACATTAACCATACATAAGGGGTCTGAAGTGCTATGTAATAATCTTACGTTCCCATAGTTGTCTTTTCTATATTTCCAGATgactattcattcaacaaatactcattcaacatgtatttatagagacctactgtgttccaggcagtgTGCTAGGTAACAGACCTAGCAGTaaatggaagaggcagagatcCCTACTCCTCTGGATCTTACATACTAGTGAGGAgaggcaaacaaacaaattatACAGCAAAGATGGAGACatagggtggtcagggaaagCCTCACTGAGAAAGTGACATAAGTAAAGATATAGGACACGAGAGAGTGAACCAAGCAGATATCCAGGGAAAGACCACTGCTCTAGAGGGAACAGCTAGTGCAAAGGCACTGGGATGAAAGCAAGCCCCAGAGAGATGTATGCATATGAGACACATGTACAAGAAGGTTCAGAGGAGCCTTGTTATAACTCTACACTGGCCAAGCGTAGGCTGAGCCCACCTACCGGGCAACTTTCACTCAAAGAGTGGGCTAATGGTGGCTCTCATTTCCCAGTTTCAAATTCAGTGCATATGTATCTTAAAATAACACataattttctacttttgtttgtCTTCCTGTTTTTTGGAAACATCAAGTTGAATGcttattttaactttctttataataaaaacagtCCAAACTATAAATCTAtagctttgaaaaatatatagtattatactTTATCCCAAATACTGCTCTGCTAACATCATCTTTCATTTTCACAATTTCTTTAAAGGTCTCCTATTATAATTGtagtataatttcttctttggcctaATTATTATTGAGAAGAGTGTTTAAGAGGCtggaaatttgtgttttatttattttattgctttcaaATATCATTGTACTCTGGCCTGAGAATTTGTCCTTTACAACTGGTATTTTCTTTgcattagtttttttgttttgagatttactatatggttaatttttattttcttttcaatgtctttatttttagtcTATGTAAGCAAAAtattgttacatttttctttgaaattaagtGTGAAGCTCTCATTAAACTAGAGAATATTGGACACCATTATTGTATAACTCTTAGACTATTAAGTATTAAAACCACTGTATCTGACTTCAACATTCTAGTTTAGGCTTTCTGCTCACCAATCTATTAACTTTCAGCCTTTCTCTCTTGTTGAATATGGAATAACCCAACACTGATCAACACTAAATCAAACAGAAGCTAGTCCTTTACACAAATCCCACAATTCTTCATTTACATGTCATTAACTACATATGTAGTTAAGAAAGGCTGCTTCATATTCTAGAAGCAAAATGATAGTAAAAATGTCATCAAGTATTCAAGacaggctttaaaaaatacttttgattcaagtgtgcatgcacatatgtgtatTCCTAACCTGTTTCACAAAACTTGAAgatattattaaatgttaattctttaaaacattatttataatattacagACTGGATTACTACAATAGAATTAGCATGAATTGGTCTAAAATATGGCTGTCAGACCTGAAAGGTCTTCAAATACGAGGTTCTATAACCTAAATTAActgattatttcctgtttttcagTACAACAGAATCCAAACTCTATGTACTAAATTTACATAGAATAaggaatgtaatttaaaatagtaaatcaCTAAACAAGTGAAAATACACATACCTCCCATTTTTGTCATCTTCATGAATAAAGGAAGGCATGGTCTGTCTGCAAAAATCTCACTTTGATGAACAAGGCATTCTTTTACTACATCATAGCCATTTAAAACCACAGTTGATATTCCTCCAAGATCTAAACTGAAGATCTTAAAGAAGAAGAGAACAACAACATGTAAATGGCAAAATGTATGGGCCAATATAACCATGGAAATCCACATGTGCTaagtccagctctcccagcattTGTTACTTCCCTGAAAACGGAAGGATCTTTTACTCAACTGACAATGGTTTGAATGCCTTCTCTCTACAAGGCGTATCAAACACTATGATTTCATTACCGAGTCAGTGCCTGGAGACATAATCTTATAAATGGTGTAATGAAAAGAGTAC is from Neofelis nebulosa isolate mNeoNeb1 chromosome 10, mNeoNeb1.pri, whole genome shotgun sequence and encodes:
- the LOC131487522 gene encoding vitamin D 25-hydroxylase isoform X1, coding for MWGPPGAEPCVAALGGVLFLLFFAFGIRQLLKQRRPTGFPPGPSGLPFIGNIYSLAASGELPHVYMRKQSQVYGEIFSLDLGGISTVVLNGYDVVKECLVHQSEIFADRPCLPLFMKMTKMGGLLNSRYGRGWIDHRRLAVNSFRYFGYGQKSFESKILEETKFFIDVIETYKGRPFDLKQLITNAVSNITNLIIFGERFTYEDTDFQHMIELFSENVELAASASVFLYNAFPWIGILPFGKHQQLFRNAAVVYDFLSRLIEKASINRKPQLPQHFIDAYLDEMDQGKNDPSSTFSRENLIFSVGELIIAGTETTTNVLRWAILFMALYPNIQGQVQKEIDLIMGPTGKPSWDDKCKMPYTEAVLHEVLRFCNIVPLGIFHATSEDAVVRGYSIPKGTTVITNLYSVHFDEKYWRNPEIFYPERFLDSSGYFAKREALVPFSLGRRHCLGEQLARMEMFLFFTTLLQRFHLHFPHELVPDLKPRLGMTLQPQPYLICAERR
- the LOC131487522 gene encoding vitamin D 25-hydroxylase isoform X3 — translated: MIELFSENVELAASASVFLYNAFPWIGILPFGKHQQLFRNAAVVYDFLSRLIEKASINRKPQLPQHFIDAYLDEMDQGKNDPSSTFSRENLIFSVGELIIAGTETTTNVLRWAILFMALYPNIQGQVQKEIDLIMGPTGKPSWDDKCKMPYTEAVLHEVLRFCNIVPLGIFHATSEDAVVRGYSIPKGTTVITNLYSVHFDEKYWRNPEIFYPERFLDSSGYFAKREALVPFSLGRRHCLGEQLARMEMFLFFTTLLQRFHLHFPHELVPDLKPRLGMTLQPQPYLICAERR
- the LOC131487522 gene encoding vitamin D 25-hydroxylase isoform X4 — protein: MDQGKNDPSSTFSRENLIFSVGELIIAGTETTTNVLRWAILFMALYPNIQGQVQKEIDLIMGPTGKPSWDDKCKMPYTEAVLHEVLRFCNIVPLGIFHATSEDAVVRGYSIPKGTTVITNLYSVHFDEKYWRNPEIFYPERFLDSSGYFAKREALVPFSLGRRHCLGEQLARMEMFLFFTTLLQRFHLHFPHELVPDLKPRLGMTLQPQPYLICAERR
- the LOC131487522 gene encoding vitamin D 25-hydroxylase isoform X2; this translates as MPSFIHEDDKNGRLIEKASINRKPQLPQHFIDAYLDEMDQGKNDPSSTFSRENLIFSVGELIIAGTETTTNVLRWAILFMALYPNIQGQVQKEIDLIMGPTGKPSWDDKCKMPYTEAVLHEVLRFCNIVPLGIFHATSEDAVVRGYSIPKGTTVITNLYSVHFDEKYWRNPEIFYPERFLDSSGYFAKREALVPFSLGRRHCLGEQLARMEMFLFFTTLLQRFHLHFPHELVPDLKPRLGMTLQPQPYLICAERR